The following are encoded in a window of Collinsella aerofaciens genomic DNA:
- a CDS encoding LacI family DNA-binding transcriptional regulator yields MAKVKISDVAREAGVSLGTVSNALNHPEKLRPETLKLINETINRLGYLPNQSARQLAGGATKSFGLVLPRLDHGFSLQIASGAHNEARKHGYDLLIANADNDDILEDHYLRYFMGTQMSGVMVQPMASPDWHPAMTKMPVPIVHLDIHCSEPGYYVAADNEAQGRIIAELAIARGAHHIVVVGRAAFMQLTLRVLGIHKALALHPDIKIEVIDAGEWNTAADGYGIGAQIAERPADERPDFVVGLTDVLASGVVSALVNKGISVPGQVRVAGCDGNPLAWSGSVPLTTVAPPGYEIGRKGVQLLMEQIENKVPTKTKHIHVSSAARTVTAVTAIEGINRQELVRPFLLERASTQASSQTDATAINLGAYL; encoded by the coding sequence ATGGCAAAGGTAAAAATCAGCGACGTCGCGCGCGAGGCCGGGGTTTCGTTGGGCACGGTTTCCAACGCGCTCAACCACCCCGAAAAGCTGCGCCCCGAGACCCTCAAGCTCATCAACGAGACCATCAATCGCCTTGGCTACCTGCCCAACCAAAGCGCCCGTCAGCTCGCGGGCGGCGCCACCAAGTCCTTTGGCCTGGTGCTCCCCCGTCTCGATCACGGCTTTTCGCTCCAAATCGCCAGCGGCGCCCACAACGAGGCCCGCAAGCACGGCTACGACTTGCTCATCGCCAACGCCGATAACGACGATATTCTCGAGGACCATTACCTGCGCTACTTTATGGGCACCCAGATGTCCGGCGTCATGGTTCAGCCCATGGCATCCCCCGACTGGCACCCCGCCATGACCAAGATGCCCGTGCCGATCGTCCATCTGGACATCCATTGCTCCGAGCCCGGCTACTACGTAGCGGCCGACAACGAGGCCCAGGGTCGCATCATTGCCGAACTTGCTATCGCCCGCGGCGCGCACCATATTGTCGTCGTCGGCCGAGCAGCATTTATGCAACTCACCCTGCGCGTCCTTGGCATTCATAAGGCGCTCGCCCTGCACCCCGATATCAAGATCGAAGTCATCGACGCCGGCGAATGGAATACCGCTGCCGACGGCTACGGCATCGGTGCCCAAATCGCCGAGCGCCCCGCGGACGAACGTCCCGATTTTGTCGTCGGCCTGACCGATGTGTTGGCCTCGGGCGTCGTTTCGGCACTGGTCAACAAGGGCATCTCTGTCCCCGGGCAAGTACGCGTGGCCGGATGCGACGGCAACCCGCTCGCTTGGAGCGGATCGGTCCCGCTCACTACGGTAGCGCCCCCGGGCTACGAGATTGGCCGCAAGGGTGTCCAACTGCTGATGGAGCAAATCGAGAACAAGGTCCCGACAAAGACCAAGCATATCCACGTCAGCTCTGCCGCGCGCACCGTCACCGCGGTCACGGCCATCGAGGGCATCAACCGCCAAGAACTCGTGCGGCCGTTCCTGCTGGAACGCGCCAGCACCCAGGCAAGCAGCCAGACCGACGCCACGGCCATCAACCTCGGTGCGTATCTATAG
- a CDS encoding HAD family hydrolase: MIKAVIFDMDGTLVDTERLGIKAWKAGAAELGLAIDEALIHQFIGRTLPDVMDILDRHYGSHETTEAVYVRHKEIRDEMVKTELELKAGAAECLDELLAAGYHVGLATSSRLVTAERNLKMVGLFDKFETVTCGEDVVHGKPDPEMYLLACERAGFAPEECAVVEDSRNGCVSGITAGCHVFAVPDIVPLPQDVVDGCEAVLDTLFDLAAAIKTVR; this comes from the coding sequence ATGATCAAGGCTGTTATTTTTGACATGGATGGAACGCTGGTCGATACCGAGCGTTTGGGGATTAAGGCCTGGAAGGCAGGCGCCGCTGAGCTGGGGCTCGCGATTGATGAAGCGCTGATCCATCAGTTTATCGGCCGCACGCTGCCCGATGTCATGGACATCCTCGATAGGCATTACGGCAGCCATGAAACCACCGAGGCGGTCTATGTCCGCCACAAGGAGATTCGCGACGAGATGGTCAAGACCGAGCTGGAGCTTAAGGCCGGCGCCGCCGAGTGCCTAGACGAGCTGCTGGCTGCGGGCTATCACGTGGGTCTAGCGACGTCGTCGCGCCTCGTTACGGCGGAGCGCAACCTTAAGATGGTTGGCCTCTTTGACAAGTTTGAAACGGTAACGTGTGGCGAGGACGTCGTGCACGGCAAGCCCGACCCCGAGATGTATCTGCTCGCCTGCGAGCGCGCGGGCTTTGCTCCCGAGGAATGTGCCGTGGTCGAAGATTCGCGCAACGGTTGCGTCTCGGGCATTACGGCCGGCTGCCATGTCTTTGCCGTCCCCGATATCGTGCCGCTGCCGCAGGACGTGGTGGATGGCTGCGAGGCCGTGCTCGATACGTTGTTCGACCTGGCGGCGGCAATCAAGACTGTGCGCTAG
- a CDS encoding ATP-dependent sacrificial sulfur transferase LarE yields MLSDTAAPAEELQDKLAALEQLLLAYGRVAIGFSGGVDSSFLAAVCARIMPTNTLLVHLTTPLIGTPEQTSFEQSVDGQADEGAHFKLPVLNLSVDQLQLPQVACNDANRCYHCKHAGFTAIVNHAKSLGFPTVIDGSNASDRGDYRPGMRAAKELGVRSPLMEVGFTKDEERELLRAWGYPVWNLPAGACLATRVPTGEELTREKVDLIRACEDYLHDLDLAQVRARLIGGCMHIEAAPADVAKIAALGGAAIDDKGKTPLPAVIESALRELGCDHISPEVTPYIHGNMNQ; encoded by the coding sequence ATGCTTTCAGACACCGCCGCACCCGCAGAGGAGCTTCAGGACAAACTCGCAGCACTCGAGCAGCTGCTTTTGGCATACGGACGCGTCGCCATCGGCTTTTCCGGTGGTGTCGACAGCAGCTTTTTGGCCGCGGTCTGCGCCCGCATCATGCCTACCAATACCCTCCTCGTCCATCTCACCACGCCGCTCATCGGCACGCCCGAACAGACTTCGTTTGAGCAGTCCGTTGATGGGCAAGCTGATGAAGGGGCGCATTTTAAGCTCCCCGTGCTCAATCTTTCGGTCGATCAGCTGCAGCTCCCCCAGGTAGCCTGTAACGATGCCAATCGCTGCTACCACTGCAAGCACGCCGGCTTTACCGCCATCGTCAACCACGCCAAGTCGCTCGGCTTTCCCACCGTCATCGATGGCAGCAATGCAAGTGATCGCGGCGACTACCGCCCTGGTATGCGCGCGGCAAAAGAGCTCGGCGTACGCTCCCCTCTCATGGAGGTCGGCTTTACCAAGGACGAAGAGCGCGAGCTGCTGCGCGCATGGGGCTATCCCGTTTGGAACCTGCCGGCGGGAGCATGTCTTGCCACGCGCGTTCCCACGGGCGAGGAGCTTACGCGCGAGAAGGTCGATTTAATCCGCGCCTGCGAGGATTACCTGCACGATCTTGATCTGGCACAGGTACGCGCGCGCTTGATCGGCGGCTGCATGCATATCGAGGCCGCACCCGCAGATGTTGCCAAGATTGCCGCCCTCGGCGGTGCCGCCATCGACGACAAGGGCAAGACCCCGCTGCCCGCCGTTATCGAGTCCGCGCTGCGCGAGCTGGGCTGCGACCATATCTCCCCCGAGGTCACCCCCTACATCCACGGCAACATGAACCAGTAG
- the modD gene encoding ModD protein, translating into MPDIIRISDARLEELIAEDVPYIDLTTHILGIGEALGAMEYYTRENCVLCCTEEVVRMATMLNLTVEWFEPSGTKVEAGRSFMRVCGSAANLHLLWKVGLNMFDHYSAVATKTRKMVDAAHAANPMCEVLTTRKSTPGNRDLLTKAVVAGGAFPHRMGLSETVLVFDNHTRFMTAPSGATGLDALIELLPRVRRRCIEKKLFVEAGADDARRLVRAGVDGIQFDKVPVAELGPLVEELHGIDPHVALVAAGGIRPDNAAEYASTGVDGLVTTSCFTANPVDMSVKMFA; encoded by the coding sequence ATGCCCGACATTATCCGTATAAGCGACGCGCGGCTTGAGGAGCTTATCGCCGAGGATGTCCCCTATATCGATCTTACGACGCATATCCTGGGAATCGGTGAGGCGCTCGGTGCGATGGAGTATTACACGCGCGAGAACTGCGTGCTTTGTTGCACGGAGGAGGTTGTGCGTATGGCAACTATGCTGAACCTGACGGTCGAGTGGTTTGAGCCCTCGGGAACAAAGGTTGAAGCCGGGCGATCTTTTATGCGTGTATGCGGTTCGGCCGCCAATTTGCATCTGCTATGGAAAGTCGGCCTAAATATGTTCGACCACTACTCGGCTGTGGCAACCAAGACGCGCAAAATGGTCGACGCCGCGCATGCTGCCAATCCCATGTGCGAGGTGCTGACGACGCGAAAGAGCACGCCGGGCAATAGGGATCTGCTGACCAAGGCGGTCGTTGCGGGCGGAGCGTTTCCACATCGCATGGGCCTTTCCGAGACCGTATTGGTGTTCGACAACCATACCAGGTTTATGACAGCGCCTTCTGGAGCAACGGGACTCGATGCGCTTATTGAGCTTCTGCCTCGGGTTCGCCGGCGCTGCATCGAGAAAAAGCTGTTTGTCGAGGCGGGTGCCGATGACGCTCGCAGGCTGGTGAGGGCGGGCGTCGACGGTATTCAGTTCGACAAAGTGCCGGTCGCTGAGCTTGGGCCGCTTGTCGAGGAGCTACATGGAATCGATCCTCATGTGGCCTTGGTTGCAGCGGGCGGGATTCGTCCCGACAACGCGGCCGAGTACGCGTCGACCGGCGTTGATGGCCTCGTGACCACGTCCTGCTTCACAGCGAATCCCGTCGACATGAGCGTCAAGATGTTCGCCTAG
- a CDS encoding DNA/RNA non-specific endonuclease produces MSRKSAYKQVLSIGTAVVLGFALFTGSLDGAPKLLSPQSDEQAVALAEKQNESPKRTGNEADLVARLESGTASSEDSGDGSESAAPDTGDAASEDSSTTPIDEVENPDLNRARGVYLSSIPDYAGNPYVALRADSTHPLGTPSFTLDEYDRATEEGCFKKFSKLDSLGRTRKALACVGPESLGQGKRGDISRIHPAGWHQQRYDFIPGQSLYNRCHLIAWSLCGENANRKNLLTGTRYLNETGMLPFEEQILNYIHDTGNHVLYRVTPMYNEEELVCRGVRLEAQSIEDHGKTLCFHVYCYNLQPHVQIDYATGRNQASGD; encoded by the coding sequence ATGTCGCGCAAGTCCGCCTACAAGCAAGTCCTTTCCATCGGCACCGCCGTGGTGCTGGGGTTTGCGCTGTTTACGGGATCGCTCGACGGAGCTCCCAAGCTGCTGTCACCGCAAAGCGATGAACAGGCGGTAGCTCTGGCCGAGAAGCAAAACGAGAGTCCCAAGCGCACCGGCAACGAGGCAGACCTGGTCGCCCGGCTCGAATCGGGAACAGCCAGCTCCGAGGACTCCGGCGATGGCTCCGAATCCGCCGCACCCGACACCGGTGACGCCGCTTCCGAGGACAGCTCCACCACCCCCATCGACGAGGTCGAAAACCCCGACCTTAACCGCGCCCGCGGCGTATACCTCAGCAGCATTCCCGACTACGCCGGCAACCCCTACGTTGCCCTTCGCGCCGACAGCACGCACCCGCTCGGCACGCCATCATTCACACTCGATGAATACGATCGCGCCACCGAAGAGGGCTGCTTTAAGAAATTCTCCAAGCTCGACAGCCTGGGCCGTACTCGCAAGGCGCTCGCCTGCGTAGGCCCCGAGTCGCTCGGACAGGGAAAACGCGGCGATATCTCGCGCATCCATCCTGCCGGTTGGCACCAGCAGCGCTACGACTTTATTCCGGGCCAGAGCCTCTACAATCGCTGCCACCTTATCGCCTGGTCGCTCTGCGGCGAAAACGCCAACCGCAAAAATCTCCTCACCGGCACGCGCTATCTCAACGAGACGGGCATGCTACCGTTTGAGGAGCAGATTCTTAACTACATCCACGACACGGGCAACCATGTTCTCTACCGCGTCACGCCCATGTACAACGAAGAGGAACTTGTCTGCCGTGGCGTGCGCCTTGAGGCGCAATCGATCGAGGACCACGGCAAGACCCTCTGCTTCCACGTGTACTGCTACAACCTGCAGCCGCATGTGCAGATCGACTACGCCACCGGCCGCAACCAGGCATCTGGCGACTAG
- a CDS encoding elongation factor G — MGAPKTGNVRNVVLVGQGGVGKTSLAEAMLHLSGKTARLGGHDGTKPTLDYDPEEVKRAFSISTTIAPIDWKGARINVLDAPCYPDFIGDAFAAMSVCETALFVVDAEAGPQPTTVKLWYAAEDLRLARAVFVNRLSRSEASFATTMDLLQERFGTRLGAVTLPWGEGEDFDGIIDLVRMKARHCNGTEAVESEIPEEYRAQAEEAHDHLCELVAEADDELMMKYLEGEETLTQEELEGLLSKAIAERIFVPVFAGDCIKEQGVNSLMDDIATYFPAPTDYGEMPLIDGDSLKISSDDDRPVAFVFKTLADPQQGRISFIKVLTGTLEPGLELINARTRKSDRLAHLYVMCGRDMTEVGHAYAGDIIVAPKLAAETGDTLSITGKVEAAAFKFPNSQYRIAIEAENRGDEEKLYTFIEKACKADPTMSIDRDEETGQTIISAVGEAQVSVLLNRLEDRTKVVAKSVPIRIPYRETIRRTASAQGRHKKQTGGAGQYGDCWLRVEPLIGPDGTSDGYEFVDEVVGGRIPRSLIPAVDKGVQETMKDGIIAGYPLTGIRVAVYDGSYHSVDSNEMAFRAAARIGLRKACADADPVVLEPIEEITVTIPESYAGAVMGDISASRGRVTGMETDERGDTVVIAQAPLAELTDYSTRLRSITRGTGDFTMKPAGYEQVPYDVQAKLVERYEEGRAK; from the coding sequence ATGGGTGCTCCCAAGACCGGCAATGTAAGGAACGTGGTGCTCGTAGGCCAAGGCGGGGTGGGCAAGACTTCACTCGCCGAGGCCATGCTCCACCTTTCCGGCAAGACCGCCCGCCTGGGCGGCCACGACGGCACCAAGCCCACGCTCGACTATGACCCCGAAGAGGTCAAGCGTGCATTTTCCATCTCGACGACCATCGCGCCGATCGACTGGAAGGGCGCGCGCATCAATGTGCTCGATGCCCCGTGCTACCCCGATTTTATCGGCGACGCCTTTGCCGCGATGAGCGTCTGCGAGACGGCTCTGTTTGTGGTCGACGCCGAGGCCGGCCCGCAGCCTACGACGGTTAAGCTCTGGTATGCCGCCGAGGACCTGCGCCTGGCGCGTGCGGTGTTCGTAAACCGCCTGTCGCGCTCCGAGGCCAGCTTTGCGACCACGATGGACCTGCTGCAAGAGCGCTTTGGCACGCGCCTGGGCGCCGTGACCCTTCCCTGGGGCGAGGGCGAGGACTTTGACGGCATCATCGACCTGGTGCGCATGAAGGCGCGCCATTGCAACGGCACCGAAGCCGTTGAGTCGGAGATTCCCGAGGAGTATCGTGCCCAGGCCGAGGAAGCCCATGACCATCTGTGCGAGCTGGTGGCCGAGGCTGACGATGAGCTGATGATGAAGTACTTGGAAGGCGAGGAGACGCTGACGCAGGAGGAGCTTGAGGGCTTGCTGTCGAAGGCGATTGCCGAGCGCATCTTTGTGCCGGTCTTTGCGGGCGATTGCATTAAGGAGCAGGGCGTCAACTCGCTGATGGACGACATTGCCACATACTTCCCGGCGCCGACGGACTACGGCGAGATGCCGCTCATCGACGGCGATTCGCTCAAGATTTCGAGCGACGATGATCGTCCGGTGGCGTTTGTGTTTAAGACGTTGGCCGATCCGCAGCAGGGTCGCATCAGCTTTATCAAGGTGCTGACGGGTACGCTTGAGCCGGGTCTTGAGCTGATCAACGCGCGTACCCGCAAGAGCGATCGTCTGGCCCACCTGTATGTGATGTGCGGCCGTGACATGACCGAGGTCGGTCACGCCTATGCCGGTGACATCATCGTGGCGCCCAAGCTGGCTGCCGAGACGGGTGACACACTCTCCATTACCGGTAAGGTCGAGGCGGCGGCGTTTAAGTTCCCCAACTCGCAGTACCGCATTGCCATCGAGGCCGAGAACCGTGGCGACGAAGAGAAGCTCTATACGTTTATCGAGAAGGCGTGCAAGGCTGATCCGACCATGAGCATCGATCGTGACGAGGAGACTGGCCAGACCATCATTTCGGCGGTGGGTGAGGCGCAGGTTTCGGTGCTGCTCAACCGTTTGGAGGATCGCACCAAAGTCGTGGCCAAGAGCGTGCCGATCCGCATTCCGTATCGCGAGACCATTCGCCGTACGGCAAGTGCCCAGGGCCGCCATAAGAAGCAGACCGGCGGCGCCGGTCAGTACGGCGACTGCTGGCTGCGCGTGGAGCCGCTCATTGGGCCCGACGGCACGAGCGACGGCTATGAGTTTGTGGACGAGGTCGTGGGCGGCCGCATTCCGCGATCGCTGATCCCCGCCGTGGACAAGGGCGTCCAGGAGACCATGAAGGACGGCATCATTGCCGGCTATCCGCTCACGGGCATTCGCGTTGCTGTGTACGACGGCTCGTATCACAGCGTCGACTCCAACGAGATGGCGTTCCGCGCGGCGGCTCGCATCGGCCTGCGCAAGGCATGCGCCGATGCCGACCCGGTGGTGCTGGAGCCCATCGAGGAAATCACGGTGACTATCCCCGAGAGCTACGCCGGCGCCGTGATGGGCGACATCTCGGCATCGCGCGGTCGCGTGACGGGCATGGAGACCGATGAGCGCGGCGATACCGTGGTTATTGCCCAGGCGCCGCTGGCCGAGCTGACGGATTACTCGACGCGCCTGCGCTCTATCACGCGCGGCACGGGTGACTTTACCATGAAGCCCGCAGGCTATGAGCAGGTGCCTTATGACGTTCAGGCCAAGCTGGTCGAGCGCTATGAGGAGGGCCGCGCCAAGTAA
- a CDS encoding amino acid ABC transporter ATP-binding protein, whose protein sequence is MINSVMNISNARKAFGGNEVLKDISLEVKRGEVVAIIGPSGGGKSTLLRCATLLESLDGGSLSFGDLAVATDAGSGAVYAKGDVPKQARSRFGLVFQNYNLFPHYTVMKNITDAPIRVLKRPREQAEARAHELIAQMGLTGNENKVPCELSGGQQQRVSIARALALDPEILFFDEPTSALDPELTAEVLRVIKDLAAQNMTMVIVTHAMQFARDVADRVVFMDGGRIVEEGPAEQVIDHPREQRTREFLSRIEG, encoded by the coding sequence ATGATTAATTCGGTAATGAATATATCGAACGCGCGTAAGGCGTTTGGCGGCAATGAGGTGCTCAAGGATATCTCGCTTGAGGTGAAGCGTGGCGAGGTCGTGGCGATTATCGGGCCTTCGGGTGGCGGCAAGTCCACGCTGCTGCGGTGTGCCACGCTGCTCGAGTCACTCGACGGAGGCTCGCTCTCGTTTGGCGACCTTGCCGTTGCGACGGATGCGGGTTCGGGCGCGGTCTATGCGAAGGGCGATGTGCCCAAGCAGGCGCGCTCGCGATTCGGCCTGGTGTTCCAAAATTACAACCTGTTCCCGCACTATACGGTGATGAAAAACATCACCGATGCGCCGATTCGCGTGCTTAAGCGTCCGCGCGAGCAGGCGGAAGCCCGCGCTCACGAGCTGATTGCACAAATGGGGCTGACGGGCAACGAGAACAAGGTGCCGTGTGAGCTTTCGGGCGGTCAGCAACAGCGTGTGAGTATCGCCCGCGCCCTGGCGCTCGATCCGGAAATCTTATTCTTTGACGAGCCGACCTCGGCGCTCGATCCCGAGCTAACGGCCGAGGTGCTGCGTGTCATTAAAGACCTGGCGGCGCAGAATATGACGATGGTGATCGTGACCCATGCGATGCAGTTTGCGCGCGATGTTGCCGATCGCGTGGTCTTTATGGACGGAGGCCGCATTGTCGAGGAGGGTCCGGCCGAGCAGGTTATCGATCACCCGCGAGAGCAACGTACCCGTGAGTTCTTGAGCCGTATCGAGGGGTAG
- a CDS encoding amino acid ABC transporter permease, translating into MSIQVMMQMLGQGFLVSLQLFVLTLLGSIPLGIPVAFMRMSKIAPLRWIARIYISVMRGTPLMLQMFAIYFAPYYVFGISLTPDSKWTACVVAFIINYAGYFAEIYRSGLQSIPRGQYEAAEVLGYSRVQTFLYIVMPQVAKRILPAMGNEIITLVKDTSLAFAIGVGEMFSTAKALVASQVSMVPFAIAALIYWVFNFVVEMLLGAAEKKLDYYHD; encoded by the coding sequence ATGTCTATTCAGGTCATGATGCAGATGCTTGGCCAGGGATTCTTGGTCAGTTTGCAGTTGTTTGTGCTGACACTGCTGGGGTCGATTCCGCTGGGAATCCCCGTGGCGTTTATGCGCATGAGCAAAATCGCGCCGCTTCGCTGGATTGCGCGCATCTACATTTCGGTCATGCGCGGTACGCCGCTCATGCTGCAGATGTTTGCCATCTACTTTGCCCCGTACTACGTGTTTGGCATTTCGCTCACGCCCGATTCCAAGTGGACGGCGTGCGTCGTGGCGTTCATCATCAACTACGCCGGTTACTTTGCCGAGATCTATCGCTCGGGCTTGCAGTCCATTCCGCGCGGTCAATACGAGGCTGCCGAGGTGCTGGGCTATTCGCGCGTGCAGACGTTTCTGTATATCGTGATGCCGCAGGTCGCCAAGCGTATTCTGCCGGCGATGGGCAACGAGATCATCACGCTGGTCAAGGACACGTCGCTGGCGTTTGCCATTGGCGTGGGTGAGATGTTCTCGACGGCCAAGGCGCTGGTCGCCTCGCAGGTGAGCATGGTGCCGTTTGCGATCGCGGCGCTGATTTACTGGGTCTTTAATTTCGTCGTCGAGATGCTGCTGGGCGCCGCCGAGAAAAAATTGGATTACTACCATGATTAA
- a CDS encoding transporter substrate-binding domain-containing protein: MNTDMSRRQFVGLAGSLATVLGLGLVGCGGGAGKGSAAGSAAAKDVKGAAESKKLVVGFDKSYPPYGFVGDDGEYTGFDLDLAKAVADKQGWEVKYEAIDWDAKDTLLNSGAINCIWNGFTMEGREDDYTFSEPYMLNEQVLVVKKDAGIKSWDDLAGKTVITQTDSAAQDVLEGDQKDLAATFATLDTIGEYNTAFMQLESGAVDAVACDFSIAQYQLAAKPDAYTQLDEPLSSEHYAVGFKKGDTKSADAVTESLKALYDYGTVKDLCDKYSSYGLSFDNWVLK; this comes from the coding sequence ATGAACACCGATATGTCTCGTCGTCAGTTTGTTGGTCTAGCCGGCTCGCTCGCTACGGTGCTTGGCCTTGGTCTTGTCGGTTGCGGCGGTGGTGCCGGCAAGGGCTCCGCTGCTGGCTCTGCCGCGGCCAAGGATGTGAAGGGCGCTGCGGAGTCCAAGAAGCTCGTGGTGGGCTTTGATAAGTCCTATCCTCCGTACGGCTTTGTGGGCGACGATGGCGAGTACACCGGCTTTGATCTCGATCTGGCCAAGGCTGTTGCCGATAAGCAGGGCTGGGAGGTCAAATACGAGGCCATCGACTGGGATGCCAAGGATACGCTGCTTAACTCGGGCGCCATCAACTGCATCTGGAATGGCTTTACCATGGAGGGCCGTGAGGACGACTACACGTTCTCCGAGCCGTACATGCTCAACGAGCAGGTGCTGGTGGTAAAGAAGGATGCAGGCATCAAGAGCTGGGACGATCTTGCCGGCAAGACCGTGATTACCCAGACCGATTCCGCTGCGCAGGATGTGCTTGAGGGTGACCAGAAGGATCTGGCGGCGACGTTTGCCACGCTCGACACCATCGGTGAGTACAACACGGCGTTTATGCAGCTCGAGAGCGGCGCGGTCGATGCCGTGGCTTGCGACTTTTCGATTGCCCAGTATCAGCTTGCCGCCAAGCCCGATGCTTATACGCAGCTTGATGAGCCGCTGTCCAGCGAGCACTACGCCGTCGGCTTTAAGAAGGGCGACACCAAGTCGGCCGACGCCGTGACCGAGTCGCTCAAGGCACTCTACGATTACGGTACGGTTAAGGATCTCTGCGACAAGTATTCAAGCTATGGTCTATCTTTCGATAATTGGGTGCTCAAGTAA
- the rlmD gene encoding 23S rRNA (uracil(1939)-C(5))-methyltransferase RlmD, with protein MAESRAERKARRALIEAAEGSGEKKSSKKSKSSLNAKGKSAKGKAKAKRPGSRRSEDKASQTRSKRPYKNPVPSAREAVDPKSPCSIMRACGGCTALNRPYKKQLAAKQAAMEELFASLCEREGIAVDPIRGMGVTLGDPGKYPAPRGFRHKAATPFAPGKEGAVRCGFFERGTHKIVAVPECPVEAPGARQILNGIAREAERLHIPAFNEDKHLGLLRYAVVRCGWRTDQVMVTLVTAQRDLPHAQEFFEAVAALDPRIVTVAQNINGRPGNAILGEETRIVYGAECMRDQLLGCEFDISPTAFYQTNPQQTELLYQLAIDGMDLHQGDVLMDAYCGSGTIGLCAAKDAQNKGIGIMLLGVERNPAGIADARRNAELNGLTRSAWFMADDATDYILDAADNNERVDVLSIDPPRAGSTPEFLEAACALKPRRITYISCNPVTQERDLHQLLDGGYRLLKITPVDMFPHTDHTETVAVLERR; from the coding sequence ATGGCAGAATCTCGTGCGGAGCGTAAGGCTCGTCGTGCTTTGATCGAGGCGGCTGAGGGGTCGGGGGAGAAAAAATCTTCTAAGAAATCCAAGTCGTCTCTGAATGCGAAGGGTAAGTCGGCTAAGGGCAAGGCTAAGGCCAAGCGTCCCGGCTCTCGTCGGAGCGAGGATAAGGCATCTCAGACTCGCTCCAAGCGCCCGTATAAGAATCCGGTTCCGTCTGCGCGTGAGGCTGTGGATCCCAAGTCTCCCTGTTCCATCATGAGAGCTTGTGGCGGATGCACGGCGCTCAATCGTCCTTATAAAAAGCAGTTGGCAGCTAAGCAGGCTGCTATGGAGGAGCTTTTTGCTTCGCTTTGTGAGCGTGAGGGCATTGCTGTAGATCCTATTCGTGGCATGGGTGTCACCCTGGGCGACCCGGGCAAATATCCTGCGCCGCGCGGTTTTCGCCATAAGGCCGCCACTCCCTTTGCTCCCGGTAAGGAGGGCGCTGTCCGTTGCGGTTTCTTTGAGCGCGGCACGCACAAGATCGTTGCCGTACCCGAATGCCCCGTCGAGGCACCGGGCGCCCGTCAGATTCTCAACGGCATCGCACGCGAAGCTGAGCGGCTGCATATTCCCGCCTTTAATGAGGACAAGCATCTTGGTTTGCTTCGCTATGCCGTCGTCCGCTGCGGTTGGCGTACCGACCAGGTCATGGTCACGCTCGTGACCGCTCAGCGCGACTTGCCGCATGCGCAGGAGTTCTTTGAGGCTGTCGCCGCACTCGATCCGCGCATCGTCACCGTCGCCCAAAACATCAACGGACGCCCCGGCAACGCCATCCTCGGCGAGGAAACCCGCATCGTGTATGGCGCCGAATGCATGCGCGACCAGCTGCTCGGCTGCGAATTCGACATCTCCCCCACCGCGTTTTATCAGACCAACCCGCAACAGACCGAGCTGCTCTATCAGCTCGCTATCGACGGCATGGATTTGCACCAGGGCGATGTGCTCATGGATGCCTACTGTGGCAGCGGTACCATCGGTCTTTGCGCAGCTAAAGATGCCCAGAACAAGGGTATCGGCATTATGCTGCTCGGCGTTGAGCGCAACCCGGCGGGCATTGCCGACGCACGTCGCAATGCCGAGCTCAACGGCCTCACCCGCAGCGCTTGGTTTATGGCCGACGACGCCACCGACTACATCCTGGATGCCGCCGACAACAACGAACGCGTCGACGTTCTTTCCATCGACCCGCCGCGCGCCGGCTCCACGCCCGAGTTCCTCGAAGCTGCCTGCGCACTTAAGCCGCGCCGCATCACCTATATCAGCTGCAACCCCGTGACCCAAGAGCGCGACCTGCACCAGCTCCTCGACGGAGGCTATCGCCTGCTCAAGATCACGCCAGTCGACATGTTCCCTCACACCGACCACACCGAAACCGTAGCGGTCCTCGAACGCCGCTAA